The following are encoded together in the Methylomonas methanica MC09 genome:
- a CDS encoding universal stress protein, which translates to MQVQNNTVLACVDGSGLMPAVCDYAAWIAQRVDAPLTLLHSIDHHPETAATLDLSGNIGVDSRDQLLHDIVALELEQSKLKLQQGKLIMQAARQRVAQAGIAKPDLHQRHGSLVESLIELEAHLRVLVIGVRGKVHENQPDKLGAKLESIIRSLHKPILVVNEAFKAPERIMLAYDGSKAADKAVDMVVSSPLYRGLLCHLVCVSQDDHGGVLLEKAANKLKQVSGIKLISQKLSGNPEQALCDYQSQFDIDLTVMGAFSHTRIHDLLLGSFTVKMLSQSHKPLLLLR; encoded by the coding sequence ATGCAGGTTCAAAACAATACGGTACTGGCTTGCGTGGACGGCTCCGGTTTAATGCCGGCGGTCTGCGATTACGCGGCCTGGATCGCGCAACGGGTCGACGCACCCTTAACCTTGCTGCACAGCATCGATCACCATCCGGAAACGGCCGCCACACTGGATTTGTCGGGCAATATCGGGGTGGATAGCCGGGATCAGTTATTGCATGACATTGTGGCCCTGGAGTTGGAGCAGAGCAAGCTAAAATTGCAACAGGGTAAATTGATCATGCAGGCCGCCCGGCAAAGGGTTGCGCAGGCCGGTATCGCCAAACCGGATTTGCACCAACGCCATGGCAGCTTGGTGGAGTCATTAATAGAGCTGGAAGCTCATTTGCGGGTATTGGTAATTGGCGTACGAGGTAAAGTACACGAAAATCAACCCGATAAGCTTGGCGCCAAGCTGGAGTCCATCATTCGCTCATTGCATAAGCCGATTCTGGTGGTAAACGAGGCGTTTAAAGCGCCCGAGCGTATCATGCTTGCTTATGACGGCAGTAAAGCCGCGGACAAAGCCGTGGATATGGTCGTGAGCAGTCCGCTGTATCGCGGTTTGCTTTGTCACTTGGTATGTGTCAGCCAGGATGACCATGGCGGTGTACTGCTGGAAAAGGCCGCCAATAAACTTAAACAGGTATCCGGTATTAAACTGATCAGCCAAAAGCTTAGCGGTAATCCCGAGCAAGCGTTATGCGATTATCAAAGCCAGTTCGATATCGATTTGACCGTTATGGGCGCTTTTAGCCATACTCGAATCCACGATCTGCTGTTAGGCAGCTTTACGGTAAAAATGTTATCGCAAAGCCATAAACCGCTGTTATTGTTGCGATAG
- a CDS encoding SulP family inorganic anion transporter, with protein sequence MLFLSKKQDWLGNLRGDVLAGLVVALALIPEAIAFSIIAGVDPKVGLYASFCIAVITAFVGGRPGMISAATGAMALLMVTLVKEYGLQYLLAASLLTGVLQIAAGYLKLGSLMSFVSRSVVTGFVNALAILIFMAQLPELTHVSWHVYAMTAAGLGIIYLFPYLPVIGKSLPSPLICIVSMTAVAVIFELDIRTVGDMGELPDTLPVFMWPQVPLNLETLRIIAPYSVPMAVVGLLESLMTATIIDELTDTGSDKNRECKGQGLANIGAGLLGGMAGCAMIGQSVINIKSGGRGRLSTLIAGTLLLIMVVFLDEWISRIPMAALVAVMIMVSIGTFSWRSILNLKEYPLSTNIVMLATVTVVVWTHNLAIGVFVGVLLASLFFANKISHFMYVDSSLDEVGGIRTYRVVGQVFFNSADKFTAAFDFKEALEKVVIDVHRAHFWDITSVSALDKVVIKFRREGAEVELIGLNEASSTIVDRFGIHDKPEEIEKVLGGH encoded by the coding sequence ATGCTCTTTTTATCCAAAAAACAAGACTGGCTCGGTAATCTGCGCGGCGACGTGCTGGCGGGGCTGGTCGTGGCACTGGCGCTGATACCCGAAGCCATTGCCTTTTCCATTATTGCCGGTGTCGATCCCAAGGTCGGTTTATATGCCTCGTTTTGTATCGCGGTGATTACGGCCTTTGTGGGCGGCAGACCGGGGATGATTTCCGCGGCAACCGGGGCGATGGCTCTGTTGATGGTAACGCTGGTCAAGGAATATGGCTTGCAATATTTGCTGGCGGCCAGTCTATTGACCGGCGTCCTGCAAATCGCGGCCGGTTACCTGAAGTTGGGCAGTTTAATGAGCTTTGTGTCGCGCTCGGTGGTGACCGGCTTTGTCAATGCCTTGGCTATCCTGATATTCATGGCCCAGTTGCCCGAATTAACCCATGTCAGCTGGCATGTCTATGCCATGACGGCGGCAGGTCTTGGCATTATTTATCTGTTTCCTTATTTGCCGGTTATCGGTAAATCCTTGCCATCGCCGTTGATCTGCATCGTTTCGATGACGGCGGTTGCTGTGATTTTTGAGCTTGATATCCGCACCGTGGGCGATATGGGCGAACTGCCGGACACCTTACCGGTGTTCATGTGGCCGCAAGTGCCTTTGAATCTGGAGACTTTGCGGATTATTGCGCCTTATTCGGTGCCCATGGCCGTGGTGGGTTTGCTGGAGTCCCTGATGACGGCCACCATTATCGATGAACTTACGGATACGGGTAGCGATAAAAATCGGGAATGCAAAGGCCAGGGGTTGGCCAATATCGGTGCCGGTTTATTGGGCGGTATGGCAGGCTGCGCGATGATCGGCCAGTCGGTCATCAATATTAAATCCGGTGGGCGAGGGCGTTTGTCTACCTTAATCGCCGGTACCTTGTTGTTGATTATGGTGGTATTTCTGGATGAGTGGATTTCCAGGATACCGATGGCTGCGTTGGTGGCGGTGATGATTATGGTCTCGATAGGTACGTTTAGTTGGCGTTCTATCCTTAACCTGAAAGAGTATCCTCTCTCGACCAATATCGTTATGCTGGCGACCGTAACCGTGGTGGTGTGGACGCATAATTTAGCTATCGGGGTGTTTGTCGGCGTGTTGTTGGCATCCTTGTTTTTCGCCAACAAAATCAGTCATTTCATGTATGTGGATTCCAGTCTTGATGAGGTCGGCGGTATCCGGACCTATCGAGTAGTCGGACAGGTGTTTTTCAACTCGGCGGACAAATTTACCGCGGCATTCGACTTTAAAGAGGCTTTGGAAAAGGTGGTGATCGATGTACATCGGGCGCATTTTTGGGACATTACCTCGGTATCCGCGCTGGACAAAGTCGTCATCAAATTTCGCCGCGAAGGCGCCGAAGTGGAGCTGATCGGGCTGAATGAAGCCAGCAGCACTATCGTTGACCGGTTCGGCATACACGATAAACCCGAAGAAATCGAAAAAGTCCTGGGAGGCCACTAA